A region of the Corticium candelabrum chromosome 4, ooCorCand1.1, whole genome shotgun sequence genome:
TCCTTGTGGATTCTTTGATAGCAGTATTCCCAAGGCGTCGTGTAGAAGTGCTTTTTTGAAATTAGATTCAAATGTTGAAAGATTCGATTTATTCAATTGCAGAGCATCCAGCAGATTTTGACACAGCCTTTGCTGTTCTACAGTATTATCAGACCCATAAATCTGTGCTTTGCAATGTGCTCCTTCTTCAGGAGACATGAGACGTATTAGCCACAGCGTTTGTGCATGATCACGAGTTTTTTGAAAAGATGATATCGAAAGCATGCGGAGAAAGAAATTCCTTTCAATATTAGAGCAGACATCTGGATTTTGCATACAAGTTAGATCTAAGCCACTGAAGGTGCAGTTAGGAAAAGTGACTGATTGCTGTGGCATACCATTACTGCGGTAATCTTCTCCAACATGAGTTCGAAGGAATTCTTGCATGTCAACTACCATTCCCTGATGGTTACCTTCCAAGTATTTTCCCATTGCCTGTAATTGTGGTGGCAGGTGGTTGTGTTTTCTTCCAATAAAATGAGTCAAACTTTTGCCCGTCTGTGGCCATCTTTCAGTTCTATGCTTTTCTTGTGTGAGTTGTTCAAATTTGCTCTGAAGCCACTCGTTGCCTAGTTGTTTGAGGAGTTCACATACAATTTTTTCAGTGTTTATTACATCATTTTGGCAGGCTTCATGTATTGCAAACAACACATCTCCTCCTGTTGTGACATCAGAAGAAAGATGGATGCAGGATTTGAGGTACTGATTGGCAAGTCTAATGTCCGTTTCTAAAAATTCCTTTCCAAGTTGTCTGAGGATGTTGCAAAAGCGCCATTGCTTTTTGCATTTGCTCAACAATTGACAATCGTGAATTGCTATTAAAATACAAGTCACAGTTTGGACACACACTAGAATCAATCTGAACTTGTCAAATATGacagctaacaaacaaatctatacagacagagacagttgATAGACACACAGTATATCTATTTATCTACTCATTAACGTTTTTAGTCACATATTCATGGTTTGCACAAAGCTAGGATTGCAAGCTAATCAGGGCAGGATTCAGGTGGGGATTCAGGGGGTTCCAAcctcctcttttccaataggtgtggttcaataatttcatataatttcattagaaaagagaaaattagtaatgctataaataactgctaccaggtgaaccccctctttcaaaaattcatggatccggccctgctaATGGTATAGGAAAATGAGATTTCCTAGCAGTAGGTACTAAGAAAGTTTTGGAAGGTGTTTGAGCATGGCTGAGGTCAAGTTAATGTTGATATCTATGACTTAACTTAATTGCTGAAAATGCAAGATTGAAACAATACTCATAATTTTGGACTTGAATATTACAGTTTGAAGACAATCAGCAATGTCAATACagtattagttaattaatgtttgtaaACTTTCACATATGTGCTTTATCAATTTACTTTTTGCTTAATttaaacaacacacagactgatATGCAGACCGTGGTCTTCGAGCTCTAACTTGGTCTGGTTGGTCCAGTTTCAACGGACCACCTTTCAATATTTGTACTTTCACCAATGGACCATTCCCGGCAACTTCCAGAATAGGGCATagctgattaattaaatatgtttttatttaatcactctgAGACAGTCTCATATCATGCAAGTGC
Encoded here:
- the LOC134178362 gene encoding uncharacterized protein LOC134178362 isoform X1, yielding MDGWKLSDNRMTCTYCQSDTCYPYCSWAQPLQFLFLVCICVCALLLFIFRMIPQLWQLALHSKIRKSIHDCQLLSKCKKQWRFCNILRQLGKEFLETDIRLANQYLKSCIHLSSDVTTGGDVLFAIHEACQNDVINTEKIVCELLKQLGNEWLQSKFEQLTQEKHRTERWPQTGKSLTHFIGRKHNHLPPQLQAMGKYLEGNHQGMVVDMQEFLRTHVGEDYRSNGMPQQSVTFPNCTFSGLDLTCMQNPDVCSNIERNFFLRMLSISSFQKTRDHAQTLWLIRLMSPEEGAHCKAQIYGSDNTVEQQRLCQNLLDALQLNKSNLSTFESNFKKALLHDALGILLSKNPQGLNISGLQQKMKHHDRAREIRQSLDMQEQSGCMSKFILLLDSYSSLQSAGYARATISNKDNLMPLNARIALATIAESMHSQSMTEQQLLVNMLGIHPDDTFHVPGMLAARFDNMVRGLRVQQLSQRSHLSLSSTDAQQENMLHHIHTQITFIEESFGKVPDHCMDENLIALRFEMLFRKRFLMNQVMSGRIQAFDLDNVYVPE
- the LOC134178362 gene encoding uncharacterized protein LOC134178362 isoform X2, whose amino-acid sequence is MDGWKLSDNRMTCTYCQSDTCYPYCSWAQPLQFLFLVCICVCALLLFIFRMIPQLWQLALHTIHDCQLLSKCKKQWRFCNILRQLGKEFLETDIRLANQYLKSCIHLSSDVTTGGDVLFAIHEACQNDVINTEKIVCELLKQLGNEWLQSKFEQLTQEKHRTERWPQTGKSLTHFIGRKHNHLPPQLQAMGKYLEGNHQGMVVDMQEFLRTHVGEDYRSNGMPQQSVTFPNCTFSGLDLTCMQNPDVCSNIERNFFLRMLSISSFQKTRDHAQTLWLIRLMSPEEGAHCKAQIYGSDNTVEQQRLCQNLLDALQLNKSNLSTFESNFKKALLHDALGILLSKNPQGLNISGLQQKMKHHDRAREIRQSLDMQEQSGCMSKFILLLDSYSSLQSAGYARATISNKDNLMPLNARIALATIAESMHSQSMTEQQLLVNMLGIHPDDTFHVPGMLAARFDNMVRGLRVQQLSQRSHLSLSSTDAQQENMLHHIHTQITFIEESFGKVPDHCMDENLIALRFEMLFRKRFLMNQVMSGRIQAFDLDNVYVPE